Genomic segment of Saprospira sp. CCB-QB6:
ACGCAAAACGATGGCTTTCACCTTATCATCCTCACGGATTTCGCGGATGGTACGGGCATAATACTCGCCACCAATGCTTCCGCGCTCCCCTTCGCCATCAACAATGCTTCCCTCAGCAAAGATCACAGCTACCTTATCGGCATTAGCCGAGCGCTTCCGCAAGTTCTTCTTTTGCACATCATAGTAGCCAGAAAGGCCTACAAACTTTAATTTAGCCTCTTTATCATCCTGAATGCCCACTAATTCACGCAATTCCTTAATGACTTCATCCTTATACTTCAAGCCATCTACCAAACCATATTGTAGGGCCGCATCCGCATTGCGGATCTTAGCCTGATTGGCCAATTGATATAGACTATCAGCAGAGATCCCACGGCTCTCGCCAATTACCTCCAAATACTGCTTATAAGCTCCAGACAGGTACTCCCGCACTTGTTTGCGGTTGGCTTCGCTCATATCCGTTCTGCGGAAAGGCTCCGTAGCACTCTTAAATTTACCTGCATAATAGATCTGTGCTTTTACCCCCAGCTTATCCATTAGGCCCTTATAATACATGATTTGTCCACCAAAGCCCATGAAATCAATACCGCCCATAGGGTGCACATACAATTTGTCTGCGGCAGAAGCCAGATAGTAAGTAGACTGTGAATAGTTATCGGCATAACCCAACACAAACTTACCCGAAGCCTGAAAATCAGCTAGGGCTTCACGGACCTTCTTCATGCTAGCAAAACCACCTGGGCTGCTTTTGGGAGAAAGGTAAATCCCCTTGATATTTGGGTCCTCCTTCGCCATGGCAATCAACTGCAAAAGATCGGCTAGACCTACATTCTCGGCAAAGAGGCTTTCCAAATCAGTCGCCCCGTTTTTATTGATATTATTGCTCAATTCGGGAACAGCCGCCCCAAAATCCAACTTCAAAATGCTATTTTCCTCTACCTCTGGATCACCAGGCTGGCTCATTAAGACAATAGCCATCACAATAGCTCCCAAACCAAAAAGACCGACAATGGTCCCGAAGCAGGAAGCAAAAAACTCACGGATAAAATTCTTCATAGATGATTGATTTATTAGATACTTTTCTTTGCTAATGATTTGGGGCTGCCCCTCCCTGCGGTCGGGTCGGGCTGTGCCAGGGCTCGCTATTCGCTCGGCCCTGCGCGGGCTGCGCCCGCTGGGTCTGGCCTATCGACCACCCTTTTCCATCCCTCAGCCTCTGCGGCTAAAGCCGCAGCAAGTGGCATAGCGCTTCGCGCTATTCGCTTAAATAGCGGGCTAAAGCCCGCTATGAAGGCGGCCAAGCCGCCTAATTGGACCAAGATAGTCCTCTGCCTAAATCAGTTAGAGAAAATAGCTAAAGTTTTTGGGACAAAAAAAGGGCTGCCCCTAAAAGTCGACAGCCCCACAGATATTTCGGACAAAACCTACTTCCCTTTAAAATTGGGCGCACGTTTCTCCAAGAAGGCCGAAGCCCCTTCCTTAAAATCTTCCGTATTTACCGCATTGGCAAACTCAATTACTTCTTTGCCAAAGCCAGTCTTGCTAAAGTGGCTGTTTACACATTCAATCACTTTTTGGATAGCAATAGGCGCTTTAGTCGAAATCTTCTCCAATAGGGCCTTAGCTTTGGCCACTTCCTCGCCTGCGGGCACTACATAATTAAGCAAGCCCAAACGATAAGCTTCTTCCGCCTTAATCATGTCGCCAGTCATAAGCAATTCTACGGCTTTCGTTTTACCCAAGTATTGGATCAAGCGTTGTGTTCCACCATAACCAGGAATAATCCCTAGGTTTACTTCGGGTTGGCCAAAGCGAGCCGTTTCGCTAGCCACGCGAAGATGACAAGCCATAGCTAGCTCGCAACCACCGCCCAAGGCAAAACCATTTACGGCAGCTACCACAGGCAGCTTAAACTCTTCAATCAAAAAGAAAATATCTTGGCCATGCTGGGCCATCTCCAAACCTTCCTGAGCATCAAGGCCAGTAAACTCGCTAATATCGGCACCAGCAACAAAAGACTTGGGGCCCGCTCCAGTAAGAACCACCCCTTTAAGGCCTTCTACGGCTAGGGCATCTTGGCCAAAGAACTGCTTGAGCTCCTTCAAGGTCTGTTGATTGAGCGCATTGAGGGCTTTGGGCCGATTGATAGTCAAAGTAATAATGCCGTTTTCTTCAACGGCCAAAAGATTCTGATAAGTCATAATGATATCTGATTGATCAAATGGATATTTTTCGATTTACTGCGTCTAGAGGCGAGCGCAGCGAGCCGGCCTAGCGATGGTAGGCAGTGCGGCGCAGCCGCAGACCTAGGCGCTGCAAGCGCCGCAGGGCCGAGCGAATAGCGAGCTGCTGAACGTAGCGCCGCAAGGCGAAGCCGCAGCGGAGGCCCCAAACAGAAAGCTATCGCTTTCTTTGCCAGAACAGCAAGCCCCCAAAGATAAGAAAGCCGAGCAAACTGCCCAAAAGAGCGGGCTGCCAATAAGGGGGCGAAAATTGCAGCTCGAGCTGATGTTGGCCCGCCGGCAGGGGAATGGCCATGAACCCTAGTTGGGCCCGATAAATCGGCTGCGCCTCTCCATTGACCAAAAGTTGCCAATTGGGATCAAAAGGAATGGAGAGGAAGAGGGCTGCGGGCTGCTCTAAGGCTATTTCG
This window contains:
- the sppA gene encoding signal peptide peptidase SppA, giving the protein MKNFIREFFASCFGTIVGLFGLGAIVMAIVLMSQPGDPEVEENSILKLDFGAAVPELSNNINKNGATDLESLFAENVGLADLLQLIAMAKEDPNIKGIYLSPKSSPGGFASMKKVREALADFQASGKFVLGYADNYSQSTYYLASAADKLYVHPMGGIDFMGFGGQIMYYKGLMDKLGVKAQIYYAGKFKSATEPFRRTDMSEANRKQVREYLSGAYKQYLEVIGESRGISADSLYQLANQAKIRNADAALQYGLVDGLKYKDEVIKELRELVGIQDDKEAKLKFVGLSGYYDVQKKNLRKRSANADKVAVIFAEGSIVDGEGERGSIGGEYYARTIREIREDDKVKAIVLRVNSGGGSAFASEVIWREIELAKEQGIKVVTSMGDVAASGGYYIASNSDKIFAESNTITGSIGVFGMIPNMRELYEEKLGLTMDTVKTGKFSIMSRDMGQYYAFNEEEGAIITQSIEEIYDLFKNRVSEGRGLKRADVDSIAQGRVWLGTAALEIGLVDSLAGLDAAVKEAASLANLGESYDEVHYPKIKSFEEELMEGLTGGKKVEFSPGEWQKNQMLEGLDPELLIWMQQVKDLRSMQGPQMRLPFELKVD
- a CDS encoding enoyl-CoA hydratase/isomerase family protein: MTYQNLLAVEENGIITLTINRPKALNALNQQTLKELKQFFGQDALAVEGLKGVVLTGAGPKSFVAGADISEFTGLDAQEGLEMAQHGQDIFFLIEEFKLPVVAAVNGFALGGGCELAMACHLRVASETARFGQPEVNLGIIPGYGGTQRLIQYLGKTKAVELLMTGDMIKAEEAYRLGLLNYVVPAGEEVAKAKALLEKISTKAPIAIQKVIECVNSHFSKTGFGKEVIEFANAVNTEDFKEGASAFLEKRAPNFKGK